The following coding sequences lie in one Melopsittacus undulatus isolate bMelUnd1 chromosome 9, bMelUnd1.mat.Z, whole genome shotgun sequence genomic window:
- the SAXO2 gene encoding stabilizer of axonemal microtubules 2 has translation MGRPRCLCEICTCGRHRCLHKPTRIYDNGQQPCLTTEYVEKYPKYSNISPPWSFKPKQEYQMHHGKMEGITTFKSDYLPYNIVKRHFQVQEEYKPKTGEIELGTTYQKDYNAHKIEPVTLVRPLERKHTTGGKLDTIPTYQDDYRSWEVQRREATKAVCVYHPPTEKFGNSTTFQDDFAPRELNPRQSFKPPCVAKLSDVPFDGVTSHRTSYIAHQLEPKFIRPKEEYKPSNQPFIDLTTHRNDFKGLPGELAKSCKPEIAKVSTNARFKGVTEFQDRFQPWLVSLPEVRKTREYVPPSGSMDFNSTSHLDYIKHEISPVFPIRPVSNRRRTNAPFQGITTMKEDFKAWGTCQQEIIKKQQEIPKPMGKFYDLTTFKSHYIPHQITPVQSFKPVHAIALNPGPFHDETMYRTEYTPKKPEICPANYPSPPGYVYVNTDSYGHKFFRQFTPEFSKSDSNPIPKEIAVVS, from the exons GCGCCATCGCTGCCTTCATAAACCCACAAGGATTTATGATAATGGACAACAGCCGTGCCTCACAACAGAGTATGTGGAAAAATATCCCAAGTATAGCAACATCTCTCCTCCCTGGAGCTTTAAGCCAAAACAAGAGTATCAAATGCATCATGGGAAAATGGAAGGAATTACAACATTTAA ATCTGATTATTTACCATACAATATTGTGAAGCGACATTTTCAGGTACAGGAAGAATATAAACCAAAGACAGGAGAGATAGAACTGGGAACCACGTACCAGAAAGATTACAATGCTCATAAAATAGAACCAGTGACATTAGTAAGACCTCTAGAGAGAAAACACACTACAGGAGGAAAACTGGATACCATACCGACCTATCAAG atGACTACAGGTCATGGGAAGTTCAAAGAAGGGAAGCTACTAAAGCGGTATGTGTATATCACCCACCTACAGAGAAGTTTGGAAATTCTACTACATTTCAAGATGACTTTGCTCCTAGGGAACTGAATCCCAGACAAAGTTTTAAACCTCCTTGTGTAGCCAAGCTTTCAGATGTGCCTTTTGATGGTGTTACCAGCCATCGCACTTCTTATATTGCTCATCAACTGGAACCAAAATTCATAAGACCAAAAGAAGAGTACAAGCCAAGCAATCAACCCTTTATAGATCTCACAACCCACCGGAATGATTTTAAAGGGCTACCTGGGGAACTTGCAAAAAGCTGCAAGCCTGAAATTGCAAAAGTTAGCACCAATGCTCGCTTTAAGGGAGTCACGGAATTCCAGGATCGTTTTCAGCCATGGCTGGTCTCCTTACCTGAGGTCCGCAAAACCAGAGAGTATGTTCCACCCTCAGGCAGCATGGATTTTAACTCCACAAGCCATCTTGATTACATTAAGCATGaaatttctcctgttttcccCATAAGACCAGTTTCTAATAGAAGAAGAACCAATGCCCCTTTTCAAGGAATTACTACTATGAAAGAAGACTTTAAAGCTTGGGGTACCTGTCAGCAAGAGATTATTAAGAAACAACAGGAAATTCCAAAACCCATGGGAAAATTTTATGATTTAACTACATTCAAATCTCATTACATACCACATCAGATCACTCCAGTTCAAAGTTTCAAACCTGTACATGCTATAGCTCTTAATCCAGGTCCTTTTCACGATGAAACTATGTATCGCACAGAATATACTCCAAAGAAACCAGAGATCTGCCCTGCAAATTATCCATCTCCTCCAGGTTATGTCTATGTAAACACAGATTCTTATGGTCACAAATTCTTTCGCCAGTTCACTCCAGAATTTTCCAAGTCAGATAGTAATCCTATTCCAAAGGAAATAGCTGTTGTGTCTTAA